GGGCGAGATCACCCTCTCGGGGGATCCAGGGGCGACGCTCCGCAAGTGGCGCACGGACTTCGACGTCTCACAGACCGAACTCGCCGACCGGATGGGCGTCTCCTCGTCGGTCGTCTCCGACTACGAGAGCGGCCGGCGCGAGTCGCCCGGGATCGGCCTCGTCTCCCGGGTCGTGGAGGGGCTGCTCGACATCGACGAGGCGCGCGGCGGCTCGCGGATCCGGCAGTTCGCCCGCGTCGTCTCCGCCGGCTTCGAGTCGGACATCGTCCGCGACATCCGCGAGTACCCCGCGGCGATCCCCACCGAACGGGTGTACGAGGCGCTCGACGCCACCGAGATCGCGCCCGGCGAGCGCGACACGGTGAACGGCCACACGGTGATCAACTCCATCGAGGCGATCACGTCGCTGTCCTCCGAGGAGTTCTACCGTCTGTACGGCCAGTCGACCGACCGCGCGCTGGTGTTCACTGGCGTCACCCGCGGCGAGTCGCCGCTGGTGGCGCTGCGGGTCGTGACGCCGACGCCGAA
This genomic stretch from Halobaculum roseum harbors:
- a CDS encoding helix-turn-helix domain-containing protein; protein product: MSVGEDHGEARARLARRIAGEITLSGDPGATLRKWRTDFDVSQTELADRMGVSSSVVSDYESGRRESPGIGLVSRVVEGLLDIDEARGGSRIRQFARVVSAGFESDIVRDIREYPAAIPTERVYEALDATEIAPGERDTVNGHTVINSIEAITSLSSEEFYRLYGQSTDRALVFTGVTRGESPLVALRVVTPTPNAVILHGLDEEALWDHAAALARVDGFSLAVSTADLEPALEELRSL